The DNA sequence CAGCTAGCCCACCCGGGCCCGTGTCCGTCGGACATCCAAGCCAGTCCAGCCCAGAATCTGGGTGTGGCTTGGCCATTGATGAGACCGATAGGTTGGCAGTTGCCAAGACCGAGATGTCGATTCCACATGCACTCAATTCATCCATGGCGTAGTCCAGCCACAGATTCCATAGACGGTGCATCGTCTAACTAGTCGGCTTCTTTCACATCAGGCTGCGGTCAATGACTGggtacctaggtaggtagcaATGGAGCATATTCCTTCCTTATGATCTCTGTTATAGTCACCGTCATACACACACACATTCAAGTGCTGATGTTGGTCGTCATCAACCAATAGCCACTCTCCCCTCTTGTGAACCAAAACAGCCATTTCGCCATAAAATGTTGACCGTCTGCTCAAAATCATCGCCTTAATGTCTAGCATTCTGCAACCAAGAACTCCAAACTCCCGATTTTCCCGACCTAGGCCACCCCCGCCACGTCACCGCTGCTGGTTGACACTCCACCATCTCGTTTTCGACATGAATTGAGCACATAGTTCGGATATCCCACGTGGAACCGAGTGTCTCGGATAACTTGTCGTATAGGTACGATGCCGGGTCCAGAATAGGCATGCAGCCTGCCTGTGGCCTGAtccaagatgatggtggttgaCTTAGCTTGCTGCGATGTAGCAGCAGATCTGCAAGCATCGTTGGTTTGGCTCGACCAGCTTAGAGGtaattcttcttcttggctgtTCTTGTATATTGCGTGAGATGCCattcaacatcaccatccttgTTTTCCAGAGTACCGCCTCGAATTTCAAACACTCTCATAGTCATCCGTGGCCCAACCTCGGCCAACTCGACGCTGTCGTAGCCCGTCCTCACAAAGACGTGGTGTCGAACTTCAATGCTGTCTTCAATGTTCTTGAATGTCACAACTCGGTTGCCGACCTTGTTCTTTGCCGTGATAGCTTCCCTTGGAGGGAAAATATGCTTCAGAATCTTGACAACCCGCTCTCCCAGCCGAGTCGTGAAGCCATcaaagatgagatgagggtACGACTCGCTGACAGTTCCTCGCACACTGCCGGGAATATCGTGTCGCAAAACCACGTTGTGTAAAGAAAACGAGATCGTCGGGCCGTGAGGGAAATGCGACAAGGTCATGGCAGTTGGAGTACCGCGATGCTCGTGGAGAAGAACAACATCGGAGAGGCCTGCAGCTTGGGCGGATCGCACGAGGTCGGGCAGGATGAGGTTACCACGGTTGAGACGGACAGCCGTGGGAAGGAGGAGTCGGATCTCCTTCGCAAAAGCTGCCAGCCTCGCAGAAGGGTCGCGGGAAGTCGTCACAAGCACACGGGGGTCGACAATGCCTGAAAGCTGGGCATACTCATcgtcgaggtcaagctgCTCGTTCGTGGTGAGATCGGGCCGCGACTCATCGTACTGGTAGTCTTTGCGCAGAGACTTGTCGTTTGCAATGGAAGGATCCAATGGCTTTCCCGAGGCCAGCGAAGACCTCAGCTTGGCTCGCTTTTCGCTGATCTCGGCGTCTCGAAGGAGGAGAGCTCGTCGGTAAAGGTAGTCGCGCCGTTGGCGCGCTTGCTTGCGCTTGAAGTTCAAGTATTAGCTGATGATGGCTCAATAAACAAGCCTTCAATTACTTACAatcatgatgaagaaatAACAAATGCCCGCTGTGAGGAAGCTTTCTTCAAAGTTGGCGGTTGGTATAAAATTTCCCGAGCGCCGCCGCGAAAAAGTTCCTTATCAGCCTTTCGGCCTGCCGCCACTACTCGATAACAAAAGCGCCCTATCACGTGGGCGCAAAATGTCCCACCAAACTCCGCCGGCAAAGAGGATCCAACTGTTCACCCATCGATATAATTCTGGTTCACAAGAGAACAAATTTGTCGCCGAAACCTTGAGAAGCGTGCTTAGCAAGGTTTTGTGCCACCCGACCGTCTCGCTTGCCTCTGAGCCTTCCTCCCGCACCCTGCCACGCTCTCGTTCCGGCGCATTCTTCCTCGCGATGATGTGAGCCTTACCAGCGATCTGCAACTCCCAATCACTTTCCCATTCCGACCCGAGTCGCCCCTGGGCCTCCATACGGGTCCCGTACCGAAAGAATAGAAGCTGTAGGTGAGTCGCGCTCGCTTTGGGGTGATTTTGAGGCGTTTTGGCGCTGCCCTCGTTCACTGCGTCACCGCCACCATTGCGCGGGGCACTGGTGTTGATTCTTTGGCCAAGGAAAACCCTACGAGCCGCAACAACTTTactacaacaccaacatgGAGGGCGCGTTTACCCATGTTGGGAATCATTTGATATCCGATTCCGCTgccgccatcaaggctggagCCGACGACCTGTCCGCGATCGACCCCGACGAGAGCTTGCTCTATGGCAAATATGGAGATCGGAGTGGCCGTCGCCGagccgatgatgacgacaacCAAACCGAGGCTTtcgaagaagacgacaacgATAGTCTGAATAGTGTTCCGATCGATGGCTTGACTGGactcaagctcaagggccctgaggaggagaaggagcttcCGGCCCATGCCTGCGCGTAGGTTTTCTTCCCGTCTGGATTTATCCCTGGGCCAGGCTGACATGGGCTTAGATACTGCGGAATTCATTCCCCAGGATGCGTCGTTAAGTGCCTCACCTGCAATAAGTGGTTCTGCAGCGCAAGAGGCAATGGTACTTCCACCCATATTGTGAACCATCTTGTTCGAGCTCGCCACAAGGAGGTTCAGCTACACCCCGAGTCGACGTTGGGCGATACGGTGCTGGAGTGCTACAACTGCGGGACAAAGAACGCGTTCCTCCTGGGTTTCATTCCAGCCAAGTCTGATACGGTCGTCGTTTTGCTCTGCCGACAGCCGTGTGCTGCCAACACATCGAACAAAGACATGAACTGGGATACCTCGCGATGGCAACCCCTCATCGAAGAACGCGCTTTCCTGCCCTGGCTGGTGGCGACCCCTTCTGATTCCGAGCAGCTCCGAGCTCGCCATCTGACACCGAATATGATtgccaagctggaggagatgtGGAAGATTGAGCCCAAGGCGACGGTGGTTGACCTTGAAAAGGCGTCTAGCATCGATGACGATCCTAACCCCGTCTTGCTGCAATACGACGATCCCTATCACTACCAGAATATCTTCGGCCCCctggtcaagatggagtcCGACtacgacaagaagctcaaggaggcgcAGTCTGAGGACGGCCTCATCGTCCGCTGGGACTATGGTCTGAACAACAAGCACCTTGTCAGCTTCAACCTGCACAAGATTGAGTCTGGCGATGTCAAGCTTGCtgttggcgatgagatgCGACTTCGCTACAAGGGCGAGCTCCGATCCCCCTGGGAAGGTGTTGGCTACGTGATTAAGATCCCCAACAACCAGTCGGACGAGGTGACGCTCGAGTTGCGCAAGACCGGAAACGAGAAGTCGGTTCCTACTGATCTATCTCACAACTTCTCGGCCGATTACGTCTGGAAGGCCACTTCCTACGACCGCATGCAGCTAGCTATGAAGACGTTCGCCGTCGACGACATGAGCGTTTCTGGCTACATCTTCCACACCTTGCTGGGCCACGAAGTTCAGTTGCAGCCTCTCAAGACAAGCCTGCCTAAGAAGTGGTCTGCCCCTGGCCTCCCTGATCTCAACCCTAGCCAGGtcaatgccatcaagacTGTTCTCCAGAAGCCACTGAGTCTGATTCAGGGCCCCCCCGGAACTGGCAAGACGGTCACTTCTGCCACCATCATCTACCACCTCGCCAAGATGAGCGGCAACCAGGTTCTGGTTTGTGCGCCATCTAACGTTGCTGTTGACCAGCTGTGCGAGCGAGTTCACCGTACCGGACTCAAGGTTGTTCGTCTTACTGCCAAGTCTCGCGAGGATGTTGAGTCGTCTGTCAGCTTCCTCGCCCTGCACGAGCAAGTGCGCATGTCGGAGCACAATAGtgagctcgtcaagctcTCGCAGCTGAAGAACGAGTTGGGCGAACTGTCGAGccaggatgagaagaagtACAAGCAGCTCACCAAGGTCGCAGAGCGTGACATCCTTAACAACGCTGATGTTGTCTGCTGCACCTGCGTGGGTGCTGGTGACCCTCGTCTTTCTAAGATGAAGTTCCGCAATGTCCTGATCGACGAGTCAACCCAGTCGGCCGAGCCCGAATGCATGATCCCCCTTGTTCTCGGTTGCAAGCAAGTTGTCCTGGTCGGTGACCACAAGCAACTTGGCCCAGTCATCATGAACAAGaaggcagccaaggctggACTTAACCAGTCTCTCTTTGAGCGATTGGTTAACCTGAAGCTCTCGCCC is a window from the Fusarium keratoplasticum isolate Fu6.1 chromosome 5, whole genome shotgun sequence genome containing:
- a CDS encoding Brix domain-containing protein — translated: MIRKQARQRRDYLYRRALLLRDAEISEKRAKLRSSLASGKPLDPSIANDKSLRKDYQYDESRPDLTTNEQLDLDDEYAQLSGIVDPRVLVTTSRDPSARLAAFAKEIRLLLPTAVRLNRGNLILPDLVRSAQAAGLSDVVLLHEHRGTPTAMTLSHFPHGPTISFSLHNVVLRHDIPGSVRGTVSESYPHLIFDGFTTRLGERVVKILKHIFPPREAITAKNKVGNRVVTFKNIEDSIEVRHHVFVRTGYDSVELAEVGPRMTMRVFEIRGGTLENKDGDVEWHLTQYTRTAKKKNYL
- a CDS encoding Regulator-nonsense transcripts 1: MEGAFTHVGNHLISDSAAAIKAGADDLSAIDPDESLLYGKYGDRSGRRRADDDDNQTEAFEEDDNDSLNSVPIDGLTGLKLKGPEEEKELPAHACAYCGIHSPGCVVKCLTCNKWFCSARGNGTSTHIVNHLVRARHKEVQLHPESTLGDTVLECYNCGTKNAFLLGFIPAKSDTVVVLLCRQPCAANTSNKDMNWDTSRWQPLIEERAFLPWLVATPSDSEQLRARHLTPNMIAKLEEMWKIEPKATVVDLEKASSIDDDPNPVLLQYDDPYHYQNIFGPLVKMESDYDKKLKEAQSEDGLIVRWDYGLNNKHLVSFNLHKIESGDVKLAVGDEMRLRYKGELRSPWEGVGYVIKIPNNQSDEVTLELRKTGNEKSVPTDLSHNFSADYVWKATSYDRMQLAMKTFAVDDMSVSGYIFHTLLGHEVQLQPLKTSLPKKWSAPGLPDLNPSQVNAIKTVLQKPLSLIQGPPGTGKTVTSATIIYHLAKMSGNQVLVCAPSNVAVDQLCERVHRTGLKVVRLTAKSREDVESSVSFLALHEQVRMSEHNSELVKLSQLKNELGELSSQDEKKYKQLTKVAERDILNNADVVCCTCVGAGDPRLSKMKFRNVLIDESTQSAEPECMIPLVLGCKQVVLVGDHKQLGPVIMNKKAAKAGLNQSLFERLVNLKLSPIRLNIQYRMHPCLSEFPSNMFYEGTLQNGVTHENRLRKDVDFPWPVAEMPMMFWSNLGHEEISASGTSYLNRTEASNVEKAVTRFFKAGVKPADIGVITPYEGQRSYIVTTMQNSGTYKKEYYKEVEVASVDAFQGREKDFIVLSCVRSNDNQGIGFLSDPRRLNVALTRAKYGLVILGNPKVLSKHELWHNLLVHFKDRKCFVEGPLTNLQACLLQFSRPKVSYRQKNQQPQFGAGSYPNGRFNPPPAAGRDFDLGSMVSYIPDDVSSVHGSAFGGASLNSAFPPMFSSFTPDQWPGLPGVAAPGRGGKARSRATESIAGESVANSEFTDATSSVIGGKGVGQGGVSLGAGLHDVVTGMRPVSYSQSDRLKQYVESSGRMVPGNGYGRRFDDDEKSISTAFHSQIGGGYD